In Fusobacterium canifelinum, a genomic segment contains:
- a CDS encoding phosphatase PAP2 family protein, whose product MIKLIKLITRGETFKVDKLLKLKIKYAIFISVFFVISYKGAEFYTYTVDNVPSYFMNWEKNIPFLPIFMLPYMTSAPFFLITLFLVKNENDLKLLMKRALFLTVISVSIFIVFPMKFYFPKPEIDTSIFKFLFYLLGKLDSSFNQCPSLHVSFAFLSVVVYYREVKSRLLKSFLCIWGFLLAISILFVYQHHFIDFVGGTLMFFITCIIFPRKNRLLNFNKK is encoded by the coding sequence ATGATAAAATTAATTAAATTAATTACAAGAGGAGAAACTTTTAAAGTGGATAAATTATTAAAATTAAAAATTAAATATGCAATTTTTATATCTGTATTTTTTGTTATTTCATATAAAGGAGCTGAATTTTATACTTATACTGTTGATAATGTACCTTCATATTTTATGAATTGGGAGAAGAATATTCCGTTTTTGCCTATTTTTATGTTACCTTATATGACATCTGCACCATTTTTTTTAATAACTTTATTTTTAGTGAAAAATGAAAATGATTTGAAATTACTTATGAAAAGAGCATTATTTTTAACAGTTATTTCTGTTTCTATATTTATTGTATTTCCAATGAAATTTTATTTTCCAAAACCTGAAATAGATACTTCAATTTTTAAATTTCTCTTTTATTTATTAGGAAAATTAGATAGTAGTTTTAATCAATGTCCATCATTGCATGTAAGTTTTGCTTTTCTTTCAGTTGTAGTTTATTATAGAGAAGTAAAATCAAGGTTGTTAAAATCATTTTTATGTATATGGGGCTTCTTACTTGCGATTTCAATTTTATTTGTGTATCAACATCATTTTATTGATTTTGTGGGAGGAACATTGATGTTTTTTATAACTTGTATAATTTTTCCAAGAAAAAATAGACTATTGAATTTCAATAAAAAGTAA
- the asrC gene encoding sulfite reductase subunit C, producing the protein MIRDLNTKKVMKNAFRITKTKYKTALRVRVPGGLIDPECLMLVSEISSKYGDGQIHITTRQGFEILGIDMEDMPAVNEMAQPLIDKLNINQDEKGKGYPAAGTRNVSACIGNKVCPKAQYNTTEFARRIEKAIFPNDLHVKVALTGCPNDCIKARMHDFGIIGTCLPEYEMDRCVACGACVKKCKKLSVEALRMENNKIIRDENKCIGCGECVINCPMSAWTRSPKKYYKLMIMGRTGKKNPRLAEDWLRWVDEDSIVKIIENTYQYVKEYIAKDAPNGKEHIGYIVDRTGFHEFRKWALKDVNLPKETVEKENIYWSGPKYDY; encoded by the coding sequence ATGATTAGAGATTTGAATACTAAAAAAGTAATGAAAAATGCTTTTAGAATAACTAAAACTAAATATAAAACTGCACTTAGAGTTAGAGTTCCAGGAGGATTAATAGATCCTGAATGTCTAATGTTAGTTTCAGAAATATCTTCAAAATATGGAGATGGGCAAATTCATATAACAACAAGACAAGGTTTTGAAATTCTTGGTATAGATATGGAAGATATGCCTGCAGTTAATGAAATGGCTCAACCTTTAATTGATAAATTAAATATAAATCAAGATGAAAAAGGAAAAGGTTATCCAGCAGCTGGAACAAGAAATGTCTCTGCATGTATAGGAAATAAAGTTTGTCCTAAGGCTCAATATAATACAACTGAATTTGCTAGAAGAATTGAAAAAGCAATATTCCCTAATGACCTACATGTTAAAGTAGCTTTAACAGGTTGCCCTAACGATTGTATAAAAGCAAGAATGCATGATTTTGGAATAATTGGAACTTGTCTACCTGAATATGAAATGGACAGATGTGTAGCCTGTGGTGCTTGTGTAAAAAAATGTAAAAAACTTTCAGTTGAAGCTCTAAGAATGGAAAATAATAAAATTATTAGAGATGAAAATAAGTGTATAGGTTGTGGAGAATGTGTTATAAATTGCCCTATGTCAGCTTGGACAAGAAGCCCTAAAAAATACTATAAACTTATGATTATGGGAAGAACTGGAAAGAAAAATCCTAGACTTGCAGAAGATTGGTTAAGATGGGTAGATGAAGATAGTATAGTTAAAATTATTGAAAATACTTATCAATATGTTAAAGAATATATTGCAAAAGATGCCCCTAATGGAAAGGAACATATTGGATATATAGTTGATAGAACAGGTTTCCACGAATTTAGAAAATGGGCATTAAAAGATGTAAATTTGCCAAAAGAAACTGTTGAGAAAGAAAATATTTATTGGTCAGGTCCTAAATATGATTATTAA
- the asrB gene encoding anaerobic sulfite reductase subunit AsrB: MCNCDNPYIPSPAKIIDIIKHTDIEWTFRVNADTSKTKPGQFYEISLPKFGESPISVSGIGEDYIDFTIRAVGRVTNEIFEYKIGDKLFIRGPYGNGFDLNEYVGKDLVIVVGGSALAPVRGIIQFVYNNPEKVKSFKLIAGFKSPKDVLFAKDLEEWSKKLDVVLTVDDAEEGYKGNIGLVTKYIPELKFDNLANVSAVVVGPPMMMKFSVAEFLKLNVAEKNIWVSYERNMHCGIGKCGHCKMDATYICLDGPVFDYEFAKNLVD, from the coding sequence ATGTGTAATTGTGATAATCCTTATATACCTAGCCCAGCTAAAATTATTGATATTATAAAACATACAGATATTGAATGGACTTTTAGAGTTAATGCTGATACTAGCAAAACAAAACCAGGTCAATTTTATGAAATATCTTTACCTAAATTTGGAGAAAGTCCTATATCAGTTTCAGGAATAGGTGAAGATTATATAGATTTTACTATTCGTGCTGTTGGTAGAGTAACAAATGAAATATTTGAATATAAAATTGGAGATAAATTATTTATTAGAGGTCCCTATGGAAATGGTTTTGACTTAAATGAATATGTAGGTAAAGATTTAGTTATTGTTGTAGGAGGAAGTGCCTTAGCACCAGTTAGAGGGATAATACAATTTGTATATAACAATCCAGAAAAAGTTAAATCTTTTAAACTGATAGCAGGTTTTAAATCTCCAAAAGATGTTTTATTTGCAAAAGATTTAGAAGAATGGAGTAAAAAACTTGATGTAGTTTTAACTGTTGATGATGCAGAAGAAGGTTATAAAGGAAATATTGGTTTAGTTACAAAATATATTCCTGAATTAAAATTTGATAACTTAGCTAATGTTTCAGCAGTTGTTGTAGGTCCTCCTATGATGATGAAATTTTCAGTAGCAGAATTTTTAAAATTAAATGTAGCAGAAAAAAATATCTGGGTGTCTTATGAAAGAAATATGCACTGTGGTATAGGAAAATGTGGACATTGTAAAATGGATGCAACATATATTTGTTTAGATGGACCTGTATTTGATTATGAGTTTGCAAAAAATTTAGTAGATTAG
- the asrA gene encoding anaerobic sulfite reductase subunit AsrA, with product MKLRLSIEDFDKGLEKLSKKYLILAPRTFEKRGTYSDTDIVRYAKVNNFSEMNWEDKSHFPAKEALLPVNEVLFYFTEDEYKVAAEDTRERLVFLRACDMNAVKRIDQIYLGNGASNDFFYTRTRKKTKFVVVGCTKTFRNCFCVSMGTNKADNYDAAMNIRGNEIQLEIRNEDLNVFSGREIDFDIDYVTKNEFEVDLPEKVDFMYMQNHKMWDEYDTRCIACGRCNYSCPTCTCFSMQDIHYKENENMGERRRVWASCQVDGYTNIAGGHSFRVKHGQRMRFKTLHKIHDYKKRFGENMCVGCGRCDDMCPQYISISEAYEKVVKAMKEKREE from the coding sequence ATGAAACTTAGATTAAGTATTGAGGACTTTGATAAAGGTTTAGAAAAATTATCAAAAAAATATTTGATACTTGCTCCTAGAACTTTTGAAAAGAGAGGGACATATTCTGACACAGATATTGTTAGATATGCAAAGGTAAATAATTTTTCTGAAATGAACTGGGAAGATAAATCTCATTTCCCAGCAAAAGAAGCATTATTACCTGTAAATGAAGTTCTATTTTATTTTACAGAAGACGAGTATAAAGTAGCTGCAGAAGATACTAGAGAAAGATTAGTCTTTTTAAGAGCTTGTGATATGAATGCAGTAAAAAGAATAGACCAGATATATTTAGGTAATGGAGCTAGTAATGACTTTTTCTATACTAGAACTAGAAAAAAGACAAAATTTGTTGTTGTAGGTTGTACAAAAACTTTTAGAAATTGTTTTTGTGTAAGTATGGGAACAAATAAAGCTGATAACTATGACGCTGCAATGAACATAAGAGGAAATGAAATTCAACTTGAAATAAGAAATGAAGATTTAAATGTTTTTTCTGGAAGAGAGATAGATTTTGATATAGATTATGTAACTAAAAATGAATTTGAAGTTGATTTACCTGAAAAAGTAGATTTTATGTATATGCAAAATCATAAGATGTGGGATGAATATGACACTAGATGTATAGCATGTGGTAGATGTAATTACAGCTGTCCTACTTGTACTTGTTTCTCAATGCAAGACATACATTATAAAGAAAATGAAAATATGGGAGAAAGAAGAAGAGTTTGGGCTTCTTGTCAAGTAGATGGATACACAAATATTGCTGGTGGTCATTCATTTAGAGTAAAACATGGTCAAAGAATGAGATTTAAAACTTTACATAAAATTCATGACTATAAAAAAAGATTTGGTGAAAATATGTGTGTTGGTTGTGGAAGATGTGATGATATGTGTCCACAATACATTTCAATATCTGAGGCTTATGAAAAAGTTGTTAAAGCAATGAAAGAAAAAAGAGAGGAGTAA
- a CDS encoding Crp/Fnr family transcriptional regulator has protein sequence MKTKNSDIEKIEVFEGISKNSINEIKNNSDIIELKKNKALYSDRQVLDYVYFLVSGNISLVKSNENGENKVIFLLNTGAMINEPLMRKNTSGIECWGFEDAKILKISLKTFDKIMSKDYILARNCMLFMEKRIRRLYRQLKNSTSTNIEKKLAAKLYRLGTQYGIENAQDKFILINLNLTVTYLAKMLGCQRETVSRSIKLLNDKAIILLKDRKFYIDMEKARQFFKK, from the coding sequence ATGAAAACTAAAAATAGTGACATAGAAAAAATTGAAGTTTTTGAAGGAATATCAAAAAATTCTATCAATGAAATTAAAAATAATTCAGACATAATAGAATTGAAGAAAAATAAAGCACTCTATTCAGATAGACAAGTTTTGGATTATGTGTATTTTTTAGTTTCTGGAAATATAAGTCTTGTAAAATCTAATGAAAATGGCGAGAATAAAGTTATTTTTTTATTAAATACTGGTGCTATGATAAATGAGCCATTGATGAGAAAAAATACTTCTGGTATAGAATGTTGGGGTTTTGAAGATGCAAAAATTCTTAAAATAAGTTTAAAAACTTTTGATAAAATTATGTCTAAGGATTATATTTTAGCTAGAAATTGCATGCTATTTATGGAGAAAAGAATAAGAAGACTATATAGACAATTAAAAAATTCAACTTCAACAAATATAGAAAAAAAACTAGCTGCTAAATTATATAGATTAGGAACTCAATATGGAATTGAAAATGCACAAGATAAATTTATTTTAATAAATTTAAATTTAACAGTAACTTATCTTGCAAAGATGTTGGGTTGTCAAAGAGAAACTGTATCAAGAAGTATAAAATTATTAAATGATAAAGCTATCATTTTATTAAAAGATAGAAAGTTTTACATTGATATGGAAAAAGCAAGACAATTCTTTAAGAAATAA
- a CDS encoding MATE family efflux transporter, with product MQEEIKELNPLGYKPVGKLLKSLAIPAIIANLVSALYNVVDQIFIGQGIGYLGNAATNIAFPITTMCLAIGLTLGIGGASNFNLELGKGYPEKSKHTAGTAASTLIIIGIILCIVVRIFLEPLMIGFGATDKILEYSMEYTGITSYGIPFLLFSIGVNPLVRADGNAKYSMLAIVTGAILNTILDPLFMFVYNWGIAGAAWATVISQIVSALLLLIYFSRFKSVKFSLNDFIPQLHYLKRIISLGFASFIYQFSNMIVLVTTNNLLKIYGKNSIYGSDIPIAVFGIVMKINVIFIAIVLGLVQGAQPIFGFNYGAKNYHRVRETMRLLLKVTFSIATILFIIFQVFPKQIISLFGEGDKLYFEFATKYMRIFLAFISLNSIQISIATFFPSIGKAIKGAIVSLTKQLIVLFPLLLTLPKFFGVEGVIYATPLTDLIAFTVAIIFLINEFKHMPKE from the coding sequence ATGCAAGAAGAAATAAAAGAACTCAATCCTTTGGGCTATAAACCAGTAGGAAAATTATTAAAATCATTAGCTATACCAGCAATTATCGCTAACCTTGTCAGTGCTCTTTATAATGTTGTAGACCAAATATTTATAGGGCAGGGTATTGGTTATTTAGGTAATGCTGCAACAAATATTGCTTTTCCAATTACAACTATGTGTCTAGCAATAGGACTTACTTTAGGAATTGGAGGAGCTTCCAATTTTAACTTAGAATTAGGAAAAGGTTATCCAGAAAAGTCAAAACATACAGCTGGAACAGCAGCAAGTACATTAATTATTATAGGAATTATACTTTGTATTGTAGTTAGAATTTTTTTAGAACCTTTGATGATTGGCTTTGGAGCAACAGATAAAATTTTAGAATATTCAATGGAATATACAGGAATAACATCTTATGGAATACCATTTTTATTATTTTCAATAGGAGTTAATCCTTTAGTCAGAGCTGATGGAAATGCAAAATATTCAATGCTTGCAATAGTTACAGGTGCAATTTTAAATACAATCTTAGATCCTTTATTTATGTTTGTCTATAATTGGGGAATAGCAGGAGCTGCTTGGGCAACTGTTATAAGTCAGATTGTATCAGCTCTATTGTTGCTTATATATTTTTCAAGATTTAAGTCAGTTAAGTTTTCTTTAAACGATTTTATACCACAATTACACTATTTAAAAAGAATTATTTCATTAGGTTTTGCATCTTTTATTTATCAGTTCTCTAATATGATAGTTTTAGTTACAACTAATAATCTATTAAAAATTTATGGAAAAAATTCAATATACGGGAGTGATATACCAATAGCAGTTTTTGGAATTGTTATGAAGATAAATGTTATTTTTATTGCAATAGTTTTGGGACTTGTTCAAGGAGCACAGCCAATATTTGGCTTTAATTATGGAGCTAAAAATTATCACAGAGTTAGAGAAACTATGAGATTACTTTTAAAGGTTACATTTAGTATAGCAACTATTTTATTTATAATATTTCAAGTTTTTCCTAAACAAATTATCTCTTTATTTGGAGAAGGAGATAAATTATATTTTGAATTTGCAACAAAATATATGAGAATATTCTTGGCTTTTATTTCTTTAAATTCAATACAAATCTCAATAGCAACTTTCTTTCCTTCGATAGGAAAAGCTATAAAGGGAGCTATTGTATCTTTAACAAAACAGTTAATAGTTTTATTTCCATTACTTCTAACATTACCAAAATTTTTTGGTGTTGAAGGAGTAATATATGCAACACCTCTAACAGATTTAATAGCTTTTACTGTTGCAATTATTTTCTTGATAAATGAGTTTAAACATATGCCTAAGGAATAA